The proteins below come from a single Xiphophorus couchianus chromosome 20, X_couchianus-1.0, whole genome shotgun sequence genomic window:
- the LOC114135142 gene encoding leucine-rich repeat flightless-interacting protein 2 isoform X1 — MHSAALDSSGSPRKRTVSRGMSEDESLRSIIKETESSARRLPRSDSRTGTLRKRTDSQQSDQDLFMGLPDMLELQASYDEAVQELRGLEVEREALLFQVDVLQDSLEGVEELLAEAQREAGQASLALEREREEKRKLESLVCSLMKEVERLREEATSHHKEEKDLLLCEPCSTKLVNDGVAGPEEGGRPAGDILTKPRRMVNQLLAQMPSLALDGVLSTNGILQRPYENHSQDGRDPSPDRNDSDKSAYEDASAETPEQDRTFPGDGDLPHDSEDKEKCPADDSQPRDPANPDGCVLS; from the exons atgcactCGGCCGCGCTGGACAGCAGTGGTTCACCGAGGAAGAGGACTGTTTCTCGGGGAATGAGCGAGGACGAGTCCCTGCGCAGCATCATAAAGGAG ACGGAGAGCTCCGCCAGGCGGCTGCCCCGGAGCGACAGCAGGACAGGAACCCTGAGGAAGAGGACCGACAGCCAG caGTCCGACCAGGACCTCTTCATGGGACTCCCAGATATG TTGGAGCTGCAGGCCAGCTACGACGAGGCGGTCCAGGAGCTGCGTGGGCTGGAGGTCGAGCGAGAGGCTCTGTTGTTCCAGGTGGACGTCCTGCAGGACTCTCTGGAGGGCGTAGAGGAGCTGCTGGCCGAAGCCCAGAGGGAAGCCGGACAGGCCAGTTTG GCGCTGGAACGcgagagagaggagaagaggaAACTGGAGAGCCTGGTTTGCTCTCTGATGAAGGAGGTGGAGAGATTAAGAGAG GAAGCAACCAGCCACCATAAAGAAGAGAAAGACTTACTGCTGTGCGAACCTTGCAGCACCAAGCTTGTCAATGACGGGGTGGCGGGTCCAGAGGAAGGGGGACGTCCAGCAGGGGACATTCTCACAAAACCGCGACGGATGGTCAATCAGCTCCTGGCCCAGATGCCGTCTCTAGCGCTGGACGGCGTCCTCTCCACCAACGGCATCCTCCAGAGGCCCTACGAAAACCACAGCCAGGACGGGCGGGATCCGTCTCCTGACAGGAACGACTCAGACAAAAGTGCCTACGAGGACGCGTCTGCCGAGACTCCGGAGCAGGACCGGACCTTTCCCGGGGACGGAGACCTGCCTCACGATTCAgaggacaaagaaaaatgtccagCTGACGACAGCCAGCCCCGAGACCCCGCCAACCCGGATGGCTGCGTTTTGTCTTAA
- the avil gene encoding advillin: MEYTFRAVTRSPGIIIWRVEKMELVQVPEKSFGNFFEGDCYVLLFTQKLNSSVSYNIHFWIGSESSQDEQGAAAVYTIQLDDFLGSSPIQYREVQHNESDTFKGYFKSGIIYKKGGIASGMRHTETNAYDIQRLLHVKGKKRIIAKEVEMSWKSFNLGDVFLLDLGKNIIQWNGPKSNTQEKLKGMVLAKDIRDRERGGRAEIRVIEGDAESSSPQNMEVMKNVLGDRPSVLPDGTPDETADQETKGKLTLYQVSDADGQMKVTEIATNPLVQDLLSHDDCFILDQGGSKIFVWKGKKANKAERQAAMSRALDFIKAKNYPITTNVESVNDGAESALFKQLFQKWTVKDQTQGLGKANTRGKIANITQEKFDASMMHSMPEVAAQERMVDNGGGQVEVWRVENLELAPVDPKGYGYFYGGDCYLILYTYLVNNRKCYLLYIWQGRHATQDELAASAFQAVNLDQKYNDEPVQVRVTMGKEPRHFMAMFKGKMVIFDGGTSRNGNSDPEPPVRLFQVHGFDASNTKTIEVPALATSLNSNDVFLLKSQSGIYLWCGKGSSGDERAMAKEVSSVVGLGSERGYEEIVAEGQEPVEFWELLGGKAPYANDKRLQQVVLDHEPRLFECSNKTGRFIVSEVAQFTQDDLSEDDVMLLDTWDQLILWIGKEANEVERKEAVVTSQEYLRTHPGDRDPDTPIVLIKQGFEPPTFTGWFAAWDPSKWSGGKSYEELKKELGEDLTPIVLQTEENAETEKTFQPFPPDMLVNKQPDELPEGVDPSEKEKHLTDADFTSIFGFSKDDFVSLPQWKQLNLKKKKGLF, translated from the exons ATGGAGTACACGTTCAGAGCAGTAACTCGCAGCCCAGGGATTATAATCTGGAGAGTTGAG AAAATGGAGCTGGTTCAAGTTCCTGAGAAGTCCTTTGGGAACTTTTTCGAGGGTGACTGCTATGTACTTCTGTTT ACGCAGAAGCTGAATAGCTCTGTAAGTTACAACATCCACTTCTGGATCGGCTCAGAGTCCAGCCAGGATGAACAGGGTGCAGCTGCTGTGTACACCATACAGCTGGATGATTTCTTAGGCTCCTCTCCAATTCAGTACAGAGAGGTTCAGCACAACGAGTCGGATACATTCAAGGGATACTTCAAAAGTGGAATAAT ctATAAGAAAGGGGGCATTGCAAGCGGCATGCGGCACACTGAAACCAATGCATATGATATTCAGAGACTGCTTCAtgtgaaaggaaagaaaagaataattgCCAAAGAG GTGGAGATGAGCTGGAAGAGCTTCAACCTCggagatgtgtttttgttaGACCTTGGTAAGAACATCATCCAGTGGAACGGTCCAAAGAGCAACACTCAGGAAAAGCTTAAG GGCATGGTGCTGGCCAAAGACATCcgggacagagagagaggaggccGGGCGGAGATCAGGGTGATCGAGGGCGACGCAGAGAGCAGCTCTCCTCAGAACATGGAGGTCATGAAGAACGTTCTGGGTGACAGACCCTCCGTCCTGCCAGACGGGACGCCTGATGAAACTGCTGACCAGGAAACGAAGGGAAAGCTCACGCTTTACCA AGTGTCAGATGCAGATGGTCAGATGAAAGTAACGGAGATCGCTACAAACCCTCTGGTTCAGGATCTGCTCTCCCATGAC GATTGTTTCATCCTGGATCAAGGAGGCAGCAAGATCTTCGTCTGGAAAGGGAAAAAGGCAAACAAAGCTGAGAGACAGGCTGCCATGTCCAGAGCTTTG GACTTCATCAAAGCGAAAAACTACCCAATCACCACTAATGTGGAGTCAGTAAATGACGGGGCGGAGTCCGCTCTCTTCAAGCAGCTCTTCCAGAAGTGGACGGTGAAAGACCAGACGCAAGGCCTCGGAAAAGCTAACACAAGGGGCAAAATTG ctAACATCACACAAGAGAAATTTGATGCCTCCATGATGCACTCAATGCCAGAGGTCGCTGCTCAGGAGCGAATGGTGGACAATGGTGGAGGTCAGGTTGAA GTGTGGCGAGTGGAGAACCTGGAGCTCGCCCCGGTAGACCCTAAAGGGTACGGATACTTTTACGGAGGAGACTGCTACCTGATCTTGTACACTTACTTAGTTAACAACAGAAAGTGTTATCTGTTGTACATCTGGCAG ggGCGCCATGCCACACAGGATGAGCTGGCCGCTTCGGCGTTTCAGGCTGTGAACTTGGATCAGAAGTACAACGACGAGCCAGTTCAAGTGAGAGTGACCATGGGAAAGGAACCGAGACACTTCATGGCCATGTTCAAAGGGAAAATGGTCATCTTCGAT GGAGGCACATCCAGAAATGGGAATTCAGATCCCGAGCCTCCAGTAAGGCTGTTCCAGGTTCATGGTTTTGACGCGTCCAACACGAAAACCATTGAGGTTCCAGCCCTGGCCACCTCTCTGAACTCCAACGACGTGTTTCTGCTGAAGAGCCAATCAGGAATCTACCTGTGGTGTGGGAAG GGCTCAAGCGGAGACGAGAGAGCCATGGCAAAGGAGGTGAGCTCTGTGGTCGGCCTCGGCTCAGAAAGAGGTTATGAAGAGATTGTGGCCGAGGGTCAAGAGCCTGTTGAATTCTGGGAGCTGCTTGGGGGGAAAGCTCCTTATGCAAAtgacaaaag ATTACAGCAGGTGGTTTTAGACCACGAGCCACGCCTGTTTGAGTGCTCCAACAAAACGGGGCGCTTCATCGTCAGTGAGGTGGCTCAGTTTACACAGGACGACCTCAGCGAGGACGATGTCATGCTGCTGGACACCTGGGACCAG CTGATTCTGTGGATTGGCAAAGAGGCGAATGAGGTGGAGCGTAAAGAGGCCGTGGTGACGAGCCAGGAGTATCTGCGGACTCACCCTGGAGACAGAGACCCGGATACGCCCATCGTCCTGATCAAGCAGGGCTTCGAGCCGCCCACCTTCACTGGCTGGTTTGCTGCCTGGGATCCCTCAAAGTGGAGC GGAGGGAAGAGCTATGAAGAACTGAAGAAAGAGCTGGGAGAAGACCTCACACCTATTGTTCTACAAACT GAGGAAAATGCTGAGACGGAGAAAACCTTTCAGCCTTTCCCACCCGACATGTTGGTTAACAAGCAACCTGACGAGCTGCCTGAAGGTGTGGACCCGTCCGAGAAAGAG AAGCACCTGACTGACGCCGACTTCACCAGCATATTTGGTTTCAGCAAAGACGACTTTGTGAGCCTGCCGCAGTGGAAACAGCTGaacctgaagaaaaagaaaggcttgttttga
- the LOC114135142 gene encoding leucine-rich repeat flightless-interacting protein 2 isoform X2, protein MHSAALDSSGSPRKRTVSRGMSEDESLRSIIKETESSARRLPRSDSRTGTLRKRTDSQSDQDLFMGLPDMLELQASYDEAVQELRGLEVEREALLFQVDVLQDSLEGVEELLAEAQREAGQASLALEREREEKRKLESLVCSLMKEVERLREEATSHHKEEKDLLLCEPCSTKLVNDGVAGPEEGGRPAGDILTKPRRMVNQLLAQMPSLALDGVLSTNGILQRPYENHSQDGRDPSPDRNDSDKSAYEDASAETPEQDRTFPGDGDLPHDSEDKEKCPADDSQPRDPANPDGCVLS, encoded by the exons atgcactCGGCCGCGCTGGACAGCAGTGGTTCACCGAGGAAGAGGACTGTTTCTCGGGGAATGAGCGAGGACGAGTCCCTGCGCAGCATCATAAAGGAG ACGGAGAGCTCCGCCAGGCGGCTGCCCCGGAGCGACAGCAGGACAGGAACCCTGAGGAAGAGGACCGACAGCCAG TCCGACCAGGACCTCTTCATGGGACTCCCAGATATG TTGGAGCTGCAGGCCAGCTACGACGAGGCGGTCCAGGAGCTGCGTGGGCTGGAGGTCGAGCGAGAGGCTCTGTTGTTCCAGGTGGACGTCCTGCAGGACTCTCTGGAGGGCGTAGAGGAGCTGCTGGCCGAAGCCCAGAGGGAAGCCGGACAGGCCAGTTTG GCGCTGGAACGcgagagagaggagaagaggaAACTGGAGAGCCTGGTTTGCTCTCTGATGAAGGAGGTGGAGAGATTAAGAGAG GAAGCAACCAGCCACCATAAAGAAGAGAAAGACTTACTGCTGTGCGAACCTTGCAGCACCAAGCTTGTCAATGACGGGGTGGCGGGTCCAGAGGAAGGGGGACGTCCAGCAGGGGACATTCTCACAAAACCGCGACGGATGGTCAATCAGCTCCTGGCCCAGATGCCGTCTCTAGCGCTGGACGGCGTCCTCTCCACCAACGGCATCCTCCAGAGGCCCTACGAAAACCACAGCCAGGACGGGCGGGATCCGTCTCCTGACAGGAACGACTCAGACAAAAGTGCCTACGAGGACGCGTCTGCCGAGACTCCGGAGCAGGACCGGACCTTTCCCGGGGACGGAGACCTGCCTCACGATTCAgaggacaaagaaaaatgtccagCTGACGACAGCCAGCCCCGAGACCCCGCCAACCCGGATGGCTGCGTTTTGTCTTAA